One segment of Panicum virgatum strain AP13 chromosome 3K, P.virgatum_v5, whole genome shotgun sequence DNA contains the following:
- the LOC120700674 gene encoding putative leucine-rich repeat receptor-like protein kinase At2g19210, with product MVAPSWLLLLDLAAASTAGVLQARAQPDSFGFISIDCGLLGTANSVDGDTNLSYAPDAAFTNAGSNSNISAEYITPTLAKRYLNVRSFPDGARNCYTLRSTVAGLKYLLRAEFKYGNYDGLNRPPVFDLYAGVNFWTMVNVSSPDDVKMLEAIVVVPDDYVDVCLVNTGSGTPFISALELRPLKSSLYPQAKAMQGLVLFGRINFGQAEAIVRYPDDPHDRVWLPPYADAIVWDVMSTTEKVQNLRSDEFEAPSKVMQMAITTRNTSNNITFNWESQPQPRDPSPGYIPIVYFSELQRLSSNAVREFLLGINGEVWPRWRPDYLYSDYSYRDDPLPASDRYNVSINATANSTLPPFINAIEVYSVISTTGVGTHSSDVSAITDVKVKYGVKKNWAGDPCSPKNFAWDGLTCSYAISSRSRITGVNISSSGLDGDISSSFANLKAVQYLDLSHNNLTGSIPDALSQLSSLTVLDLTSNQLSGSIPDGLLKRIKDGSLSLRHDNNPNLCNNADSCKPPNAEGKSKLAVYIAVPVVLVVATKLMTIYCMCHSGSTPMSYAPTSLAPSDVYAQSSLHLENRRFTYKELEMVTNNFRHVLGRGGFGKVYDGFLEDGTQVAVKLRSQSSNQGVKEFLMEAQILTRIHHKNLVSMIGYCKDGQYMALVYEYMSEGTLQEQIAGNGRNGKRLTWRQRLRIALDSAQGLEYLHKGCNPPLIHRDVKATNILLNAKLEAKIADFGLSKAFSTDNEAHISTNALVGTPGYVDPEYQATMQPTTKSDVYSFGVVLLELVTGRQAILSDPEPTSIIQWVRRRLARGNIEDVFDKRMRGEYDVNSAWKVADIALKCTVQASVQRPTMTDVVAQLQECLELEEGNRTSGTRGSFYTGSSSDFDSGYNAYTVDNQSTDVSQTRTAFEMEHNFGKVPRMGRGPVAR from the exons ATGGTGGCACCGTCGTGGTTGCTGCtcctcgacctcgccgccgcctccaccgccggggTACTTCAAGCTCGTGCTCAGCCCGACAGCTTTG GTTTCATCAGCATAGACTGCGGCCTGCTGGGGACAGCGAACTCCGTGGACGGCGACACCAATCTGTCGTACGCCCCGGACGCCGCCTTCACCAACGCCGGCTCCAACAGCAACATCTCGGCCGAGTACATCACGCCGACGCTCGCCAAGCGCTACCTCAACGTGCGCAGCTTCCCCGACGGCGCGCGCAACTGCTACACGCTCCGCTCCACTGTTGCGGGGCTCAAGTACCTCCTGCGCGCGGAGTTCAAGTACGGCAACTACGACGGCCTCAACCGGCCGCCCGTCTTCGACCTCTACGCCGGCGTCAACTTCTGGACCATGGTGAACGTCTCGAGCCCGGACGACGTGAAGATGCTGGAGGCGATAGTCGTCGTGCCGGACGACTACGTGGACGTCTGCCTGGTGAACACCGGCTCCGGGACGCCGTTCATCTCCGCGCTGGAGCTGAGGCCGCTCAAGAGCTCGCTCTACCCGCAAGCGAAAGCGATGCAGGGTCTGGTCCTGTTCGGGAGGATCAACTTCGGGCAGGCCGAAGCTATTGTCAG GTACCCTGATGATCCACACGACAGAGTATGGCTCCCGCCTTATGCCGACGCCATCGTCTGGGACGTGATGTCGACGACGGAGAAGGTGCAGAACCTGAGGAGCGACGAGTTCGAGGCGCCGTCCAAGGTGATGCAGATGGCGATCACCACGCGCAACACATCGAACAACATCACGTTCAACTGGGAGTCCCAGCCGCAGCCGAGGGACCCGTCCCCGGGGTACATACCCATCGTGTACTTctccgagctgcagcgcctgtCCAGCAACGCCGTGCGCGAGTTCTTACTCGGGATCAACGGCGAGGTGTGGCCGCGGTGGAGGCCAGACTACCTTTACTCTGACTACAGCTACAGAGACGATCCCTTGCCGGCCTCCGATCGGTACAACGTCAGCATCAACGCCACCGCCAACTCCACGCTGCCGCCGTTCATCAACGCCATCGAGGTCTACTCCGTCATCTCCACCACCGGCGTCGGAACGCACTCCTCAGATG TATCTGCCATCACCGACGTCAAGGTGAAGTATGGGGTGAAGAAGAACTGGGCCGGTGACCCGTGCAGTCCGAAGAATTTTGCCTGGGACGGGTTGACTTGCAGTTATGCCATATCCAGTCGTTCGAGAATCACGGGCGT AAATATATCTTCCAGTGGCTTGGACGGCGATATATCATCTTCTTTTGCAAACCTCAAGGCCGTCCAATATTT GGATTTATCACATAACAACTTGACCGGCTCAATTCCAGACGCACTTTCACAATTATCATCACTGACAGTTCT AGATCTGACAAGCAACCAGCTGAGTGGATCGATACCCGATGGACTTCTGAAAAGAATTAAAGACGGCTCCCTAAGTCTACG ACATGACAATAACCCAAACCTTTGCAACAACGCCGATTCATGTAAGCCGCCAAATGCAGAGGGGAAAAGCAAGCTTGCTGTCTACATTGCCGTCCCTGTAGTTCTGGTTGTGGCG ACAAAACTTATGACTATATATTGTATGTGCCACTCAGGATCGACGCCGATGAGCTATGCACCCACGTCCCTAGCACCAAGTGACGTGTATGCACAGAGCTCACTGCACCTTGAGAATCGCCGGTTCACGTACAAGGAGTTGGAAATGGTCACGAATAACTTCCGGCACGTGCTCGGCCGAGGAGGGTTTGGGAAAGTCTACGACGGATTCTTGGAGGATGGCACTCAAGTGGCCGTCAAGCTGCGGTCTCAGTCTTCCAATCAGGGTGTGAAGGAGTTCCTCATGGAG GCTCAGATCTTAACACGAATTCATCACAAGAATCTCGTTTCCATGATCGGTTACTGCAAGGATGGCCAGTACATGGCACTTGTGTATGAGTACATGTCCGAAGGCACCCTACAAGAGCAGATTGCAG GAAACGGTCGTAATGGAAAACGCTTAACATGGAGGCAAAGGCTTCGAATTGCACTGGACTCAGCTCAAG GGTTGGAGTATCTGCACAAGGGGTGCAACCCACCTCTCATTCATAGGGATGTGAAGGCGACTAATATCCTATTAAATGCAAAATTGGAGGCCAAGATTGCTGACTTCGGCTTGTCCAAGGCTTTCAGTACCGATAATGAGGCTCATATATCAACTAATGCGCTCGTTGGTACACCTGGATACGTTGATCCAGA GTACCAGGCAACTATGCAGCCAACAACCAAGAGTGATGTTTACAGCTTCGGTGTTGTGCTGCTGGAGCTGGTCACAGGGAGGCAGGCCATTCTATCTGACCCAGAGCCTACCAGCATCATCCAATGGGTGAGACGACGCTTGGCACGAGGCAACATTGAGGATGTTTTTGACAAGCGAATGCGTGGCGAGTATGATGTCAATAGTGCATGGAAGGTTGCGGATATTGCACTTAAGTGCACCGTGCAAGCATCAGTGCAACGACCTACAATGACCGACGTGGTGGCACAGTTGCAGGAATGCCTTGAGCTAGAGGAGGGGAACCGCACCAGTGGTACAAGGGGTAGCTTCTACACCGGAAGTAGTAGCGACTTCGACTCGGGCTACAATGCGTACACAGTTGATAACCAGTCAACTGATGTGAGCCAGACCAGAACTGCATTTGAGATGGAGCATAATTTTGGGAAGGTGCCAAGAATGGGCAGAGGTCCTGTTGCACGATAA